The region TGGGCCCGTACAGCGCGGCGGCGTCGACGCCGCCGCTGAGCGTGCGGCCGCCCGAGGCGGCGGCGTTGTTGTGCGCCCGGCACAGGCGGGTGAGGGAGTCGAAGAGGAGGACGACGTCCTGCCCCTGCTCGACAAGCCGTTTGGCGCGTTCCACGGCCAGTTCCGCGAGGGCGATGTGCTCCTTCGCCGGCCGGTCGAAGGTCGAGGCGAGCACCTCTCCGCGTACCGAACGGCGCATATCGGTGACTTCCTCGGGCCGTTCGTCGATCAGCACGACCATCAGCCGGGAGGCGGGGTGGTTCTCGGCGACGGCGGCGGCGAGTTGTTGCAGCAGCACCGTCTTGCCTGTTTTCGGGGGTGCCACGATCAGGCCCCGCTGGCCCTTGCCGACCGGCGCGATCAGATCGACGAGGCGCGCCGTCAGCCCGCCGGTCGCGCTTTCCAGGCGCATACGCCGGTGCGGGTGCAGCGGCGTGAGGTCACGGAAATGCGGCCGCCCGCGCACCGCGTCCGGGCTGCGTCCATTGACCGATTCGACCTGGTCGAGCGACCGCGGCCGAGTGCAGGTCCCTACGACGAAGTCCCCCTTGCGCAGGCCCGCTTTACGGATCAGCGCAGCGGGCACCCGGACATCGCCGGACGAGGCGAGACAGCCCTCCGTCCGGAGGAATCCGGCTTCCTGCCGGTCGTTGGCGATATCCAGGACCCCGGCTGCCGGCACGGCCGCTTTCCCGGAAGCCACGGCGACGGGCCGCGCAGAGGAAGCAGAGGAAGCAGAGTAAGGAGAGTCCGAGCGGGGGACGGAAGGGGAAAGAGCAGAGGTAATGGTCTTGGCAGGATTCCTGCCGACCTGGGTATCGGTGGTCACGGAGGTCCTCTCGGGAATGGCGTCTGCGAGCGTTCGAGCTGAAGGGGAATCCGGCAGAAAGGGACGGTGAGTTCACGCCCCGCAGGCCGTCAGAAAGGCCCACGACCGGAAGGAAAGGTGATGCCGCATCGCTGCACTGTGAAAGCGGAACAGTCTGTTCCTGTTGACTTGCCGGTCGAGAAGGACGGGCGCAACAGCGAAGCGAGTGCGAGGGAGAGAGTTCAACGCACCGGCGCCGGAAGAGCGGCAAGAATATGTGCGTTCCTTTGGCACGGTACCACACGGTGCGGTCGATGCGGCGAAGTGCGGACGAGTTCTATGCTGAGGGCAATGTTCGCACCTCAGGGCCCCACCTTCCGTGAACTCGCCGTGCAGGCGCTTTCCTCCGTCGAGCGCGGCTATGACCTGCTCGCGCCGAAATTCGACCACACACCGTTCCGCACCCCGGACGCGATCCTGACGCCCGTGTCGCGGGCGCTGCAGCGGCTCGGGCCCTTCGACAGCGGCCTCGACCTGTGCTGCGGCACCGGGGCGGGCGTGGACGTGCTGCGGCAGGTCTGCCGGGAGCGGGTCACCGGGGTCGACGTCAGCGCGGGGATGCTCGCCGAGGGCCGCGCACATGACCGGGCGGCCCCGAGTGTACCACGCACCGACTGGGTGCGCGCGGACGCACGGGCGCTCCCCTTCGGCCCGGTCTTCGACCTCGCGGTGAGCTTCGGTGCGTTCGGGCACTTCCTGCCCCGGGAACGGCCGGGCCTGTTCTCGCAGGTGCGCTCCGTGCTGCGCCCCGGCGGCCGGTTCGTCTTCCCGATCGGCGCTCCGGCGCGGCCGGGCTCGCCCGGCTACTGGACGCTGCTCGCCTTCGACGCGGCGATGCGGGTCCGCAACGCACTGTGGCGGCCGAGCTTCGTCATGTACTACCGGACGTTCCGGCTCACCGACGTGTGCGCGGACCTGACGCGCACCGGATTCGATGTGCGGCTGCACACCCTGCCGGAGCTCGGCCGACGCCCCGACGGCAGCCCGCGGTGCCGGCTGGTGGTGGCCACCCGGGCGGCCTGAGGGACGGGGGCGCCATCACCAACGGAGCCCGGCGAAGTCGACCGGCTGCGGCCGGAGTTGGTGAGTGCGGGCGGCCAACTGTTCCAGGCGGCCGGCCATCTCTGCGGCGGGGAGCCGCTTGCGGTCGCCATGACCGGGCAGCACCCACTCGAAGCGGAGGAGAGGGGCGGTCCGCGTCAGGGAGGCGGCCAGTTCCACGATCGAGTACCAGGTGACGGTGGCGGCCACCTCCAGATCGGCCGTGGTGCGCGACCAGTAGAAACTGTCCCCGCTGAAGCAGTACCGGTCGTCGGCGAGGTAGAGCACGCTGCCGCGCGTATGGCCGGGGAGCGGATATGCGGTGACACCCTCCCCGATGTCGA is a window of Streptomyces caniferus DNA encoding:
- the rho gene encoding transcription termination factor Rho: MPAAGVLDIANDRQEAGFLRTEGCLASSGDVRVPAALIRKAGLRKGDFVVGTCTRPRSLDQVESVNGRSPDAVRGRPHFRDLTPLHPHRRMRLESATGGLTARLVDLIAPVGKGQRGLIVAPPKTGKTVLLQQLAAAVAENHPASRLMVVLIDERPEEVTDMRRSVRGEVLASTFDRPAKEHIALAELAVERAKRLVEQGQDVVLLFDSLTRLCRAHNNAAASGGRTLSGGVDAAALYGPKKLFGAARSAEEGGSLTILATALVETGSRADDYFFEELKSTGNMELRLDRALAGKRLYPAVNVTGSGTRREELLLPQAELTATRRLRRALRTGDGQTNTETLLDKLRHTPDNATFLGQVLHSTPDG
- a CDS encoding class I SAM-dependent methyltransferase, giving the protein MFAPQGPTFRELAVQALSSVERGYDLLAPKFDHTPFRTPDAILTPVSRALQRLGPFDSGLDLCCGTGAGVDVLRQVCRERVTGVDVSAGMLAEGRAHDRAAPSVPRTDWVRADARALPFGPVFDLAVSFGAFGHFLPRERPGLFSQVRSVLRPGGRFVFPIGAPARPGSPGYWTLLAFDAAMRVRNALWRPSFVMYYRTFRLTDVCADLTRTGFDVRLHTLPELGRRPDGSPRCRLVVATRAA